From one Streptomyces sp. R41 genomic stretch:
- a CDS encoding dihydrofolate reductase family protein encodes MRKLIYGMNLTLDGYIAAAGDDIGWSGPPSDELFQWWLDHEQASGLSLYGRKLWETMSSYWPTGDQQPGATQAEIEFARNWRDTPKVVFSSTIDKVDWNTRLVTGDAIAEITRLKAEDGGPMNIGGATLAGAAMRAGLIDEYAIAAHPVLVGGGTPFFTALDSWVNLNLVETRTFPGGVVLTRYETRR; translated from the coding sequence GTGCGGAAACTGATCTACGGCATGAACCTGACCCTGGACGGCTACATCGCCGCGGCCGGCGACGACATCGGCTGGAGCGGACCGCCGAGCGACGAGCTGTTCCAGTGGTGGCTCGACCACGAGCAGGCGAGTGGCCTGTCGCTGTATGGGCGCAAGCTGTGGGAGACGATGAGCTCCTACTGGCCGACCGGCGACCAGCAGCCGGGCGCCACCCAGGCGGAGATCGAGTTCGCGCGGAACTGGCGGGACACGCCGAAGGTGGTGTTCTCCTCGACGATCGACAAGGTCGACTGGAACACCCGCCTGGTCACCGGCGACGCGATCGCCGAGATCACCCGGCTCAAGGCCGAGGACGGCGGCCCAATGAACATCGGCGGCGCAACGCTCGCCGGCGCGGCCATGCGCGCCGGGCTGATCGACGAGTACGCGATCGCCGCCCATCCGGTCCTGGTGGGCGGCGGCACGCCGTTCTTCACCGCGCTGGACAGCTGGGTGAACCTGAACCTGGTGGAGACGCGGACGTTTCCCGGCGGCGTGGTCCTGACCAGGTACGAGACGAGGCGCTGA